In the genome of Mangifera indica cultivar Alphonso chromosome 9, CATAS_Mindica_2.1, whole genome shotgun sequence, the window aaattttcacattttcatctCATTTTACCTCGTATTTTACTCTTAGTTGGATGAGTTGATGAGTTTTATATCTTCATTTGATGAGTTTATGCTTGATTGGGTGAGTCTTAAGTGGGTGAATATAAAGtctaaagatattttaaatattttatattttaagttatatatataataggaaaaaagtggctatatatgtatacaaggaaaaaaaataggttattttaatcaatataccCTAAAAAGTTAACCGTAATGATCATTCACAAATATCACTTAAGTCCTTGAActtttgagttattttttgACCCTTAAAGGTTTTAGATTTTACACTTAATTTCAATAGTAAGTGTTGAATCCATCTGATATGGATTAAACTCATACAACTCATTAATAGAGATCAAAATCATCATAATTGGGAAGAATCCTACATGATTCATTCTATATACCATATGGCCAAACATTTAAATCTAGACAAATAACCCCTAATTGTATGTAAGTTATAGGGTATCTTACATACTGATAATGAATAAACTTgtaattaatctataaataatcAACTCTCCATTCACAAACCATGAAAAACCTTTAATAAGACATCATGCCAACCTTATCTCAGATGACACCGAATGTTTTGTATGTATAACATTCAATCTTAGTggtgatttaaatttgaaatcattgaaataacactattaaactgacttatttatttatgattttaattttcattaattcataatttttcattatatcatatcttaatgttgaattaagaattcttttaaatattatcttaacaTCATTTGGTATTACCCATTCTAATATTATATCCTtaacataagaaaaaaattgattggaGGCAAGAATGTACTTGTTCATGTAGTCATACATTACTTGTTGATTGTACATGAAATCTGACACTTTTCCTATGTTGGAACCAactatattatttgtaaaagagacgcaaattaattttgatttggtgaAGACAATTTGTTGTAACCCTatcaaattttgtgttttttttacaatattcatttatatagcGACGAAGATATTCGATGCCCCTCGTACTTGCACATGTCAAGTATGAATCACAATATTTATACATTACTCATCGAACCAATTAACcactttttgtttatttaatttgatcaaaatgttCTTATATTACCGATtttgctttctcttttttccttctctaTGTTTACATACAAGATTTTTTAAGAGAAAAGTACATTTAAAACCCCCTTTAATTACGATCTTAATCCCtaagttgaatttaaataagaGAGAACTATGTCTATATTGATGacatattgtttataaaaaaagttttttgttAGATAAACATTATGATGATGTCATACCAtaaaatttagatgaattcATCTCTTGATAAGATTGTAACTATGATTTCGTCTTCAAGAGATTACTTGACTTCATGAATTGTAAAGTCAAAGTCGCTTAATTCTTAGTTACTTATTGAAATATCCATACTTCTaataagatttaattaaattgtagATTTTGGACAAaactattacataattattatcTACCAGTTGTCGCAtcttattacataaaaattaattttaaaaggacTTTTCCGATCAATTAACAATTAACCccaatttttaaaatgtcaaaaaggCTCCAATAACTTTAAGAATCTCTTGTCACATAAGAATCTTACCATATTTTTGGATCATGTAAGCTAACATTCTCATGATTTTATACCCTTGAAACGGTGATATACAGTACAGTCTTTTAATGGGGTAAAACCTCTCTTATGCTTGTGCACTCATTCCGAAATTGACCTTGTTGAGTAAAAGTACTTTTCTATAAATCCTACCTGCATACACAACTTTGCATGGTTGCACGACACATGACCACTTTCTGAaactttttacccttatggctgTGTGAGGGTTGACTTGGAAGTGGGCTATTTTTGACTTCACAGcattttaaagtaaatattataattaataatattatttgaataaatttttatacctaatttatatatataaataatatgttattatataattatataatttttatttaaaaataaataatataacatcgatatataaattatataaaaaaatatataatattatattacttagatgaaaattataatatgtattttttattttttacagtaagttactttattttttcGGTTATTCTTTGATAACGTCTTATGGATACCATGTTTTATAGCAAGTGAAGGACACGCGTTAAGGAGGAGCGGCGGGTGGTATTATTCTCCTACTCAACTCCACTAACCAGTATTGTGAAAAAGCGATTGGAGACGTGACGTGAGACTGAGAGGCGGTGTTTCGCTGGCCAGGGAATTGAATATGTCTACGATCGGTCGTAGAATAAGAGTTCGGTGGTCACACGTGGACCCTAATAattggaaagaaaataaattggttTCTTCGTGATTGGTTGGTACATCTAACTCGTGCTGAAGAATCTTTGCGTGACACGCTTTCTAATGGAGTTACTTTTGACTGACCAAACTCCTTCAGATTGTAACCCGTACAATTATGTAGGAGACTGCGGTGTTGTAACCGTATGTGGGACCCATCGAATCAAGTTGATACCGCAATTGAAAGTTGATCAGGACCATCGGTGTGGCGGCTACTGATCGAAACTAACTGTAATAATTACacatgaaagaaataaaaaaaatatttttcatatttgattcatttttaaaatataaaattaatttaaattctataacaaAACCATTTCtatgttgaaaaaaattagattgaGTCAATATTGGGCCGTCCCCGTCTGAAATTGAATTCaaatggttttaaaattttacccaaAATGGAAACATCGTGATCATCTTCTTGCCCTCATTTTATATTCATTGATCGGGCCGATCAGACGGTGGAGAAACACCTGACTGACTAATGCATTACAGTGGAGGCTGCATCATTTGATAATGAGCTGCCAGCGCCGTGAAGCTCCTTCCCCAACTCAGAAATtagaaaaagccaaaaaaataatGGCTTTTTTCAtagcattattattttttgttgaaaaataatttaatataataaacagAACAGAAATTGCTGTATCCTCAATCGCCATAACCACCAATCACAACCCACCGCCATCTTCTTCCTATCCTTTTCTCAAGCTTTTAGAATTTTCAGATTAGTCCTTGTGAGCTGATACttaccatttttgtttttgtttttttttataactgtGTCGGTATTGATTAAAGGAGTAAAATTGGAGATATCATAATTAGACTTATAATTACTGTAACTCAAAGTTTTACAAATTTGACAAAAGTTTAAATCCAATTCTTTGTTTCAAAAGTTTTACTGTCCCgtcaattttgttaactttgaacaattttttcttcttttcttctctttgttgCTCCAACCTcaaggaaaaggaagagagaagAGTTCTTTACCAGCTTTTCTCATTGACTTCAGAGTTTCCCCAACTGGGTTTTTCTCCATTTCAGcttttagtttttgtttcccgcttaaatttcagtttctttctCTGCTTCTAAGCTTCTTATCGCCACTTTGATTGATGGGTTGTTATTATTAACTTTAGTTTTTGgattttctatttcattttttgtattgtTTCTGGGTTTTTTGCGTGTTTGTTTATTGGGTGAAAAGGAGTTCACTGTTTCAGATCTTAGTAGAGAGGTATTAGGATTCTGTATCAATGGTCAATTAGAGTTAATTATTTgtgttcttaaaaataaaagaaattatgagatttaatttttatttatttgaaagttGTGTCTTTTCAAGATTCCTTGTGGAGTAAGCCcctataaatgaaaaagctATTCTGATTCTTTGCAAATGCTTTATGATTTAACACTGATATTTTCATTGTGATACCTCCACCTCCACTTCTCCTTTTTACATTTCCTCTCATCAGCTTCTCTGCATCTTGCTCTGCTTTTCCTCTGTTTCCGAAAgcttcaattttgaattaaaaaaccACTATAAAACAATCGAAAACTTATCATATCATATCCAATTCAGTATTACCATGTTGcattaattttgagtttttgccAGTAGCTTTGCTGTGATGAAGTGGGAAACAGAAGTAATCTCCCCTTCAACATATCTTTCAAGCAACAATCGGGCTCTTGAAGATAGCAAGACCACAAAATGGACAGCCCAAGAGAACAAAATATTTGAGAATGCTTTAGCAATATATGATAAGGATACTCCTGATCGATGGCACAAAGTTGCGGCGATGATCCCCGGGAAGACAGTAGTAGATGTAATTAAGCAGTATAAAGAATTGGAAGATGATGTGAGCAATATAGAAGCAGGGCTGATTCCAATTCCAGGGTATAATAATACTACTAACTCTCAATTCACATTGGAGTGGGTTAACAATCATAATAGCTATGATGGGTTCAAACAATCATATGGAATTGGTGGAAAGAGGTCCTCTTCTGTTCGCCCTGCCGagcaagaaaggaagaaaggagTTCCATGGACTGAAGAGGAGCATAAGTAAGCTTTTTCATTCGAATTCATGTCGGCTTTGTTCAAGATAATGTTTGATAttgatttgaagaaattgttgtgcaaaattatatgaatctttcaatttttagcCCATATATTATGTTATACCTGTTAAACTTTGTACTCATTTTCTGATTAAAAAACTAGCCAGGTTGTCTGGGCTGATTCTTTAGATTGCCATATTgaataattgaatttgagttctaAGTGTTCTTGTTTGAGATGGATGTTCTTTTGATTTCTCTGCAGGCTGTTTCTCTTGGGATTGAAAAAGCATGGCAAAGGAGATTGGCGAAACATCTCTCGCAATTTTGTTACCAGTAGAACACCGACCCAGGTGGCTAGTCATGCTCAAAAGTACTTTATCCGGCAGCTCTCCGGGGGAAAAGATAAGAGGAGAGCTAGCATTCACGACATAACAACCGTAAACCTCAATGACACAAGAACTCCTCTGGACAATCAAAGCCCTCCTTCACCGGATCAGTCTGCAGGACTTTCTCAGCAACCCGGCTCAGGCGCCTTGTCTAGTTCACAATTTCAATGGCATCAGCCAAATAGTGGATCAGCCATGTCCTTCCTTTCAACACAAGGAAATATGTTAATGGCATCGCCTTATGCGATGGCCTCATATGGGCTAAAAATGCCAGGACAGAATCTGCAAAGAGGTGCAGTGCATGAGCCTTACTTTGGACTTCAAAATCTGGCTTTTCAAATGCAATACCCTCATGGATAACAAGCTTTTTGTTTGAAATCTCAGTGGCTCGAGCAGCAGCAGCCCGAGTTTTCATTCATACTCATTAGTATAGTTGTGTACTCTTGTCTTTGTGCTTTTTCCCTTGTTTTATGTGAACATATGATGAAGAACTTGAGTTTATAGCCCTGGTATAATTAGAACTTGGAGCGGACAGGATTGTGTTTTACTTGCAAATTACAAGCTCTGAAATGTGAAACAGAAAGAAGACTCTCACTTGTAGTTACAATGTCATTTATGTGGCTAAGCAGAGATTTGCTTATCCAAAACGCATCTCCAATTAGGCAAGTTCGATATTATTGTCTTCAAAGACTGTAGGGACTAGAAAGTGAGGAGAGTATGAAGTTCACGATTGGCTACACAGGTTTTGTCCTATTAATTGATCCCTCTGAGATAAGATTGGAATGCCGAAAGAGAAGCAATAAATGGGCCATGGAATTTCAAGTGCATTTGGAGAATGAAAAGAAAGGGCATCACCAAGATAAGCATCTTGAATTATAAGTGGAAGTCGTGTGATGTCTTAAGCCAAAATGCCAATCTGTTTGGTCGGCGATGTGTCAGAGTCTCATAAACTCGACGATTTCTATGAATAATGTAGTGATATTAACACTGAAATGACACCATTTGTGCTGTCCTGTTACTTAATTACATTGCCTTTTGAATTTGGTCAAATGCCTCAAACCCATTATTCCAAACTGGGACTAACTATTGAACTGTTCAGTGAGCAGCATCCCATGTGATGCTAAAACCTTTAAACACTATGAAAATCTATGTGATTCTAAAGCCTTTGGAACTCTGAAAATGGATCATATTtcccaaaagagaaaaaaatcagaCCCTCTTGGAAAGAAAAAGATCCCTCATGGGGCTTTATAATAGTatggattttctttttgataagaGAAACcttattcgaatcaaactgtTCATTAGGAATTGAATTAATTAGTCCAAACATGTATAATTTTGAATCCAGTGATTAAACTCATAATAactatatcaaaataaattaatgatctAATCTTGGTATGATGTCTACACCTTGAGATTTCTTTAGGATTTCATATATAACCATTCAAGCTACCCCTTTCGGCAGCAAGGGTCAAGCATGAGAAAACATAAATAGCTTTAAATGTAAGGCTCAATTAGGAGACAATAAATAAATAgctttaggccaaaggacttattcccacccaaggtttagtgcattCCCAACCTCTCaccattaagttttaaaaatctaaatacttatccgtctgttaaattttattattactatcagagatgaaaatgttatttaataattttatttaaagaaagaaaattttatctcattttttcttactttagtttagaatattaacaatttttctctcatttagttttaaaaagttatattttcaccttaccatctagggttttcatattttaaaattaataatcacgctcttaaagttaaaaaaattatatttgtaccACTAAAAAATACATTCTCTCTTTCTGAAAAGCGTTCTTTTCAGCGATTTATTCCAACACATCATCAACTCCATTATCAacatcttttctctctctttgataGTTTTTCAATGTGAAAATCACTCAAAATCTTATTGAAATGGCTAAATTTGTCGCACAAATATGTGCAATTTATTACACAAATTTGTACATCGGACAATATCCACGATCAAAATTTAGAtgatttttatgtcaaaaaaccATCAAAGATGCactaaacctttggtgggaataagtcttttggccataactTTACATACCAATAGGTAGAGGACAGTAGTTCATTAActtttaaagtaattaattaaggtATAAAAAGGAATCTTGATTGTAATTAAGATTTGAATTAGTTAGGAAGTAGTAGTATATTCAATAAATGTTCAACCAAAATCACGCATGAAATTACAAAACTGTCCCTCTGTCTTGTTTGTTGATTGCGGCGttgaaattatgttattataatgACAAAGCAGCAATCATGTCTTCATGTTTCATGAATGTAAATCTTCAGGCCTCCTTCCCCACTCTTGCATTTTTTCAACTACAGCACAGTTGCTTTCATTACTTTATAGGAGTTCTCTTACTGTTGCAGTAATGATACCGTTTCACTCTTTCACTCACTCTAATCATGTCAAACAGTTATTAATTACCTCAATCATTACTGTTGCAGTAATGGTACAAATGAAGTCGAGTCGAAATGCCGTAtgctttgaatttgatttaaataaaaaatagtttagtttgaactAGGTTTAAGTTTACagaaccaaaattaaaatagttagaatttgattcgaataaaaattatttagtttggtttaatttgaatttatatctcAAATTCATGAGTCAAATTTtcgaattattaataaaacgatattgttttatctagtaattagttaaataacatcACTTAAATTGAGCCGTAagccaaatttaaatcaaaatgaaagataatttaaattcgatttgaataaaaataattcaattctatttaacttaagtttatatatcaaatttatggtTCGAGTTCTCGATTATTTAGCCgtaaactaaatttaacaataatctAATCCATCCTTAAATAATCCAATCCAATGGTTTGATGTTGATGTATTAGAGTGATTTTCTTTTCTAGTCATGTCCTTTTCTCTTCACTGCTAGGAGTCAACTTTTGTGCACCGAGGAGACTAAAGCTTCTTGCTTTGTCAAAACAGGCTATTCATATTAGATTTAGAGAAATCGTGAGGAAAATTCTCGTAGCCCAGCCTGAAAAGAATCAAATGTTCGAATTAAGCTGCAAGTGCATGCTTGCTTACACGCCTTTTACCATAAAATTATtcgtattaattttaaatatataaataaatatatattattatataattaaataattttaattaaaaataaaataatatataattaaaattaatatatataatattattcgtctttctaataaatattaaatttataattcccagtctttgaaatttcatttaaattgacatgtttatatcaatgtttttaaactcACATTGACCTGATTAAAAGATCAATATGAGATTTGATGGGTTGGATCACCGATTACACCAATgacaatttgaataaatattaaaataatatttaatcaaatataatatgacatattaaataaatatatattaaaattataattattaaatcgtgtattatattgtatattaaaaccttaatttttaaaattaaaaacaatttgagACCTGCCTAAAATGGTTTCGTAGTATAAAACTAGaccaaattatttgaaattcatGGGTTGGATTGGGTTTGTATACGGTAGGAATATTCAACTTAACCCAACCAAAAGGCAGACATCTTAATATAAACTTCTCCCATGGcataaatgacaaaacaatCCCACCAACCTTTCACAAAAGCACCACCCTTTACCCTGCAACTTGCgtaggaaagaaaaataaaagcaatttctttactttattcctgtttggccaaaagacttattcccacgtAAGGTACACAGCATCCCCAAACTCTCCCGACTACTAAATTTTGTCACTATCTTCTTTTTGTCCCCCGCGCGTGTGAAAACCATTAGAGAAAAAGTGAAGATGTCGATGATAGGTTGATAATacgttaaaataaataattaaaaagaataaatattagAGAAAGAGAATAAACTTTTTGagacataaatataatattttaaactttaaaagaataatttttaataataaaatatagaaatctTAGATAGTaggttgaaaaaataattttttaaaaataagttaaaagaaaaatgattaattttcaaaattatgatagaaaaatatgataaatttttcttttattaaataaaatttataaatgataattttattcttaataataccagtaaaatttaacaaatgaatatatattaaaatttttcaaaattaatgggtGATAATTGAGCGtgcgctaaaccttgggtgggaattagttgGTTGGTCTTCCTATTTTTGGTGTTCAACAATCTTAACTAGTTGTTGTGACCTTACAACCACACTCATGATACCACATCTTCATACTTTCGGTTATGTCTCTTTTCTGATTCTTCTCTGGGTTTGCTTTAGTGTCAATCACACTTATCAACTGAACCTCTAATCTGCTGCtacatgtttaaaaaatatgcagACATAAAAGTTTCATATTCCAAATTCGATGATTTCAATAAATCGAGAACAAACATCTGGGACGAAACTATATGAAGGGAGGGTAAGAAGCAGTATTATATCTCAGTAACATTAAACAATGCAATCATGCATCAAGGAGTTGAGATTTAGTTATTCAAGAGAAACATATCAAATTACAACAACATGGCTTGAGGCATCttagaagaagagaaaaaatttaacataccGATGTATTATGATAATTCGATCTGTCACCATCTAGGATTCTGATCTGCTATTCTATCTTATTATCTCCTGCTTTTGACAGGAGATCGAAATAGTTCAGTATTTGTGTATTGATATGATCATACTCGACTCAGCATAGTTTTCACACAAGCAGCTGCTTATTACCAAGTTGAATCCCCTGCTCAACAAACAATAATAGCCTTCATTGAAACAACAGGTTCATGAACATTTTTGATAGAATTATGACTAGGGAACAGCAGGATTGTGGTAGAATTTTATTGATCGGAACTAGTTATTTCCACAGGTAGAACCTCAAACCTTGGGCCGGCTTGgtgcataaaattatttagtcCAAGGGCTTCTCATTGAATGCCAACCCAAAACCGAGAGGGAATAAAGGGTCATATGCATTATCTGCAGCATTCATTGGCAGCTGTTCAACCCTTCTAAACCATGTCACTGGGAGTCGTCCAGTGAAATTGTAATCCCCAAAGATAACATCTGCAATTCCTCCTCCCTCACTCCCAGGCAACCAAGCAGCGACCAGAGCATCTACTTTTCCCAATAACTGTGGGTCTACAACCGTGGGTCTTCCAGTTATCAGAATAGCCAATGTGGGGATTTTTTCAGCAACTGACTTGATAACATCACTTCCATTGAAGGGGATTAGAAGCTCCAAGCTGTCACCAGGGGTCTCTGCATATGGTTCTTCACCTACAGCTACAATggcaaatgaaaatttttgttctgCTAAAGTGCCTGGTGAtggatatttttcatagatCACTTCTGTTTCTTTCCCCACTGCTTCTTTAATTGCATCCAAAATGGTTGAACCTGAAACGTGATAATCTTGTTAGTACACTGCCTGCATTACATGAGGAGGAACAAAATTTTTTCCTATGTCACTTTGACAAGCTTCAGTAAGAGATCAAACTGAGGCATTATAACTTGGAACATAGGCTGAAACAGCAATAAACTAAGTTAATCTTATTATTTCTTCCTTCCCTGCCTGCTGTGTGTGAATAGAAAGGAAGGGGTGGTGTGGTTCTCAGACATGGGACAAAAATTATGTCAATTTAACTAGAAACAAGAAGTATTGCCTTAAAAACTGGAAGCAATTAAACTCAAaatgaataacaataaaaatagatataatcaTGCATTCTTAAACAGACATGGTAAAATGTGCATAAACATGAGAAATTTGTGTAGGCATATGCATCGTATGTGGCAATTATGAAGGTATAGTACCTCATGCACAGGGTCTAGACTCTGGCAGATGTCAATCAAATTTAGTAACAAGCAGAGTCacaagggagaaaaaaaaaaagagagagaaatgatgAAGAGAAGTCAGGGCAGGATGGTAGAACTGCATACCAATTGTAATTCTGCCACTAACTCCATACCAAGTTTTTGTCCATCCTCCACATTGATACCCAAGATCATCAGCATGTGTTCCAGTGACAAGAATTCTTTTAGCATTTCTGTCTAATGGAAGAAAAGGCTTCTCAGGATTCTTTCCATTTTTCAGAAGAACCAAGGACTTTCGAACCGCTTCACGAGCCAATTCTCTGTGAAGCtgcaaaaatatcataaaagaCTTGATATCATCTCCAAGTAACAGATGACCAccatttgaaattaaaattcatccAGTTGTCTCCACTATGAGTAAACcataaaatcagaaaaattaagaaaataaaaaagaagaatgtAACCACTCAATTTCTCATATTCTTTAAAATGTCATCATTTTGTTTGGACAAAAAGGCTCTGCAATTTCCCCCCTTTCTTCTTTCGAGATAAGGGCTTTTATATGATTTAGGAAGGAAATCTATATATGGGTGCACAATTTGGTGATACTAGTAGGCAGTTGGACTTCTAAGGCAATGACAGGATAAGAAGAAAAGCAcggaataatttatcttggaaAGTTGGTAAGACATAAGAGAAATTGGCTTTCTAGTGACAAGCCATTCACAGCATGTCTAATGTAAAATAAAGCACTAGATTCCATACAATTACCTTGCAACCAACTGTATCAAGCAAAGACTTATCAGAGAAGGGATACTCAAAAAGTCCAGCAACGAACTTCACTCTCAGTATTCGTTCAACAGCATCATCAATCCGGGACAGTGGCACCTCTCCAGATTCCACCAAAAATGTCAAATCGTCCACAAATTGTTCATATCTGAGAGGAACCATGACCTGCATATTTTCTCAGTCAGGAATATGGTGGCATGTCTCAAAGAAAACAACTATAATTGGACTTGAAGGAAAAAGACTACCATGTCAATTCCAGCATTAACAGCAGCCGAAATGCAATAGTGATAGTTTGATCCACGGGGTTCGCAAAGTCGGTCAAGACCTTCCCAATCAGAAATTACAAAACCctacaaacaaatattaatgtaACAAGCTTTACCGCAATTTAGCATTGATACACtccaagaaaaacaaataaaatttagtaaaggAAAA includes:
- the LOC123225963 gene encoding transcription factor DIVARICATA-like, which produces MKWETEVISPSTYLSSNNRALEDSKTTKWTAQENKIFENALAIYDKDTPDRWHKVAAMIPGKTVVDVIKQYKELEDDVSNIEAGLIPIPGYNNTTNSQFTLEWVNNHNSYDGFKQSYGIGGKRSSSVRPAEQERKKGVPWTEEEHKLFLLGLKKHGKGDWRNISRNFVTSRTPTQVASHAQKYFIRQLSGGKDKRRASIHDITTVNLNDTRTPLDNQSPPSPDQSAGLSQQPGSGALSSSQFQWHQPNSGSAMSFLSTQGNMLMASPYAMASYGLKMPGQNLQRGAVHEPYFGLQNLAFQMQYPHG
- the LOC123225631 gene encoding beta-glucosidase BoGH3B-like isoform X1, whose product is MEKESIYKNPSVNMEDRIKDLLSRMTLKEKIGQMTQIERRVATPEALKDFSIGSILSSGGSGPFENALSHDWADMVDGYQKLALESRLGIPIIYGIDAVHGNNSIYGATIFPHNIGLGATRDGDLARRIGAATALEVRASGIHYTFAPCVAVCKDPRWGRSYESYGEDTDIVRKMTPIVSGLQGVPPKGHPNGYPFMAGRNNVIACAKHFVGDGGTKSGINEGDTIISYDDLEKVHMAPYLDCISQGVCTVMASYSSWNGRKLHADHFLLTEVLKNKLGFKGFVISDWEGLDRLCEPRGSNYHYCISAAVNAGIDMVMVPLRYEQFVDDLTFLVESGEVPLSRIDDAVERILRVKFVAGLFEYPFSDKSLLDTVGCKLHRELAREAVRKSLVLLKNGKNPEKPFLPLDRNAKRILVTGTHADDLGYQCGGWTKTWYGVSGRITIGSTILDAIKEAVGKETEVIYEKYPSPGTLAEQKFSFAIVAVGEEPYAETPGDSLELLIPFNGSDVIKSVAEKIPTLAILITGRPTVVDPQLLGKVDALVAAWLPGSEGGGIADVIFGDYNFTGRLPVTWFRRVEQLPMNAADNAYDPLFPLGFGLAFNEKPLD
- the LOC123225631 gene encoding beta-glucosidase BoGH3B-like isoform X2; protein product: MVDGYQKLALESRLGIPIIYGIDAVHGNNSIYGATIFPHNIGLGATRDGDLARRIGAATALEVRASGIHYTFAPCVAVCKDPRWGRSYESYGEDTDIVRKMTPIVSGLQGVPPKGHPNGYPFMAGRNNVIACAKHFVGDGGTKSGINEGDTIISYDDLEKVHMAPYLDCISQGVCTVMASYSSWNGRKLHADHFLLTEVLKNKLGFKGFVISDWEGLDRLCEPRGSNYHYCISAAVNAGIDMVMVPLRYEQFVDDLTFLVESGEVPLSRIDDAVERILRVKFVAGLFEYPFSDKSLLDTVGCKLHRELAREAVRKSLVLLKNGKNPEKPFLPLDRNAKRILVTGTHADDLGYQCGGWTKTWYGVSGRITIGSTILDAIKEAVGKETEVIYEKYPSPGTLAEQKFSFAIVAVGEEPYAETPGDSLELLIPFNGSDVIKSVAEKIPTLAILITGRPTVVDPQLLGKVDALVAAWLPGSEGGGIADVIFGDYNFTGRLPVTWFRRVEQLPMNAADNAYDPLFPLGFGLAFNEKPLD